The following DNA comes from Miscanthus floridulus cultivar M001 chromosome 5, ASM1932011v1, whole genome shotgun sequence.
CAAACGTGCCAAAAATAGCACTCGAGTGGACCAAGACGCAAATCACGCGAGGATCAAAGAATACATTAGTAGAAGTACACAAATGACAATATTTCACGTTCAGAAATCGCATAGTAGTAGTATATAATAACAAAAACAAATTATCTAGTACTCCTCTTTTTTATTTCAGTTTCTCGAGGTATTTACATCTCCATCCCTCTTTACAGGATTCATGGCTTTTGTTGGATCGGTGCCAACCAAAGAGAATCGAGAGGGATTTCGTTGGACGCACtcagagagaagggagagagaaTAAAAAAATCTCAATTGGCCCGACCAGGGTGTTTGGGGGCAAGCGCGCAAGAACAGAAATTGCTCTCATGCCCACGAGCCACGATGCCAGGCAGATCGAATTATCGGGATCTCCAGTGATAATTCATTCACAACCCCAAGTCCAGGGGCAAAAATCTATCTAGATTGAATTGAACAAAGAACACATGAATCTATGGCGAGTAGGACCAGCTCCTGAGGAGCGACGGCCTCCCAAACAACTGGTCGAGCGCCACCACCACGGCCATGGCTAGCGACACGTCGACCCCCGGCTGCACCAGCAGGCGGAACACGTCCGTGCCGACCGCCTCCTTGGGCTGCACCTCCGCGACGGCCCGGCGCTCGGCGTCGTACACCACGCAGCGGCGGCGCGCGTAGGACCCCTCCACCTCGTACgaggccccggccccggccccggcgcACGGCGTGACGCGCGCCATCGACTTGCCGCcgccgcaaccgccgccgcgcTTGACGGCGTAGACGGGCCGCCGCGTCTCCTCGCCCGCGTAGATGAGCCACTGCTCGCCGGACAGGCTGAGGCGCTTGCGGCGCAGCGTGAAGGCCGGGCGGCCGGCGGGGTCCATGAGCACGACCTCGGCCTCGGCGTCGTAGCTGTCGACGCGGTAGGCGAGGTCGCCCCTGGCGTCGAACACCGTGTACCCCCTGCAGTTGAACAGCAGCGACTTGCGCCACACCGTCAACGACGTCGCCTCCTCCTCGCTGACGCTGCCCGCAGACGGCGGCCcagccgctgcggcggcggctctCTCAGCCGGCGACGACGGCAGCACGTTGGGGTGGACCTTCGCCATGCGTCGTCGATCGGTGGCTGCTGGATCGATCAGGACGGAGCTAGGGATCGGCGCTGGAGCTAGCGAGCTCGACTCCCAGGTGGTTGCTGAGTAGCAGTCAggcttagctagctagctagtaggcAGCTAGGTCTTATTGGCTGCTCGCTTTGAGGCTGGTAGGGGAGGTGGCCGGTGGGAGAGGTCTGTATATATACAGGGGCAAGCGAACAAACAAAGCCATGTTGCCCCTAACGTGTGTGGGGCACGGTGACGACATGGGATGCCGGTGAAGCGTAGCTCATAACGGACTCCGGCCGAATTATGTGGTAGCGAGCTTTAGCCAAAGCAGAGCCGGCCGGTGCAACGCATGCATGTGTTCCGCGTCCTGTTGCAGATCCATGTATAATCTCGGTAGGCCACGAGCAACAGTGCAGTTTTAAAACGACGAGACATCAAAAAGATTATATAGATTTTTCCCTGTGGACGTCGGACGCGAGCATATCAATTCGAAACAGTTGGATCGAGCTCGGAACAAACCGAAATTTGTACCTAGCTAGCCAACGCGAAACGTTTCCGGCGTGCTAAATGTGGTGGATTATGTGGATGAGCTCATGAGGAGTTGTTTTTCCGGTGGTTTGCAGTTTATCTCGGGAGATAATGCATGCGATTACGCGCGGAACGTGGACGCAAACTATTCATTATGCCCGGCAGATTGCGGTTGCGCCGTAGTAGAAATGGCTAATTAAAGAAACTGATTGGACGGGATAGGGCCGGCGGGCTGGACCTGGACGACACGCGGCGGCAGGCCAAGCTTTGGGCGGGTAGAAGCTGGCTGGAACCGTACCGCAGGGGCAGCGCGCGCGCGCTTGGAGCGAGGCGGCTGATGGAGAGTGGAGACGCTCTCCTTTTACTTAATTTTTTCCTTGACCGCCAAATGGAGATGCCCAGCTGTGGTACATTATGGCATCGCGCAGGTCCCCTGCTACGCAGTATAGTAACCTAGGTCGGCTAAATTTTATTGCAAATGTTCATTGAGTGGTATGGTTAAGGTTTAAGGACGAGGAGTATCGACCATTTCTTCGGCTGCATTCGAGACGTCGTCGTCGCGGGTGCAGCTAGCCTACAAATATTACTACGTGGGAACTAGTAATAAAGAATGTTTTCAGCTAAGTTCGGATAGATCCACCTGCACGTACGCCATTGGTTGGCTTAAGTAGCTTGGTTAGGCTTCATTGTCTTAAAAATTATTAGATACCCTTTTTGTCATTAGGTTGGTAGAAGGTGCAAACAAACGCTAAGCTTACGTGATCAGAACACGTCCAGCGCCACTAACTACAGTTGGAGCTGAGGTGAT
Coding sequences within:
- the LOC136453104 gene encoding protein LURP-one-related 8-like, whose translation is MAKVHPNVLPSSPAERAAAAAAGPPSAGSVSEEEATSLTVWRKSLLFNCRGYTVFDARGDLAYRVDSYDAEAEVVLMDPAGRPAFTLRRKRLSLSGEQWLIYAGEETRRPVYAVKRGGGCGGGKSMARVTPCAGAGAGASYEVEGSYARRRCVVYDAERRAVAEVQPKEAVGTDVFRLLVQPGVDVSLAMAVVVALDQLFGRPSLLRSWSYSP